A window from Cydia strobilella chromosome 9, ilCydStro3.1, whole genome shotgun sequence encodes these proteins:
- the LOC134744374 gene encoding uncharacterized protein LOC134744374, which translates to MSVGKIKAFEVSAGNWSTYVERVSMYFKANDIKADLQLPTLIAVMGEEAYELLRNLTSPKKPADMTYAQVVKIMSEHIEPKPSFMAERYRLRQRRQGDKETVAQYLTDLKKLAKHCEFSTTLEDNLRDQFVCGLKNDTIRQRLFAETELTYTRAVQLAFSLEAAEKDAAMVERPSVSEKGDAGERAETVHALTSWQPRGGNGASNVICAVCGRLGHRDVQCPYKDFQCNKCGNVGHLKRVCPARMAGGSGSGARGSGGGARGASGSSGGGARRRGTGGRRGARRPSRALHHVLAEDGETQYEGEGTSGSDVEEDLYHLCLNDYKSI; encoded by the exons ATGTCCGTGGGAAAAATAAAAGCGTTCGAGGTCTCGGCGGGCAATTGGAGTACTTATGTGGAGCGTGTGAGTATGTATTTCAAAGCCAACGACATCAAGGCCGACTTGCAGCTGCCGACCTTGATTGCCGTTATGGGAGAAGAAGCATATGAGCTCCTCAGGAACCTGACAAGTCCAAAGAAGCCAGCAGACATGACTTATGCGCAAGTTGTGAAGATAATGTCTGAACACATCGAACCCAAACCATCTTTCATGGCGGAGCGATACCGGTTGCGTCAGAGGCGACAGGGAGATAAGGAAACGGTCGCTCAGTATCTAACGGACCTTAAAAAATTAGCCAAGCATTGTGAATTCTCCACAACATTAGAGGACAATCTGCGGGACCAATTTGTGTGCGGGTTGAAGAATGACACAATTAGACAACGCCTTTTTGCTGAGACTGAGTTAACCTATACTAGGGCCGTACAGCTAGCCTTTTCGTTGGAAGCCGCCGAGAAGGACGCAGCGATGGTAGAACGCCCGAGTGTGAGCGAGAAGGGCGATGCGGGAGAGAGAGCCGAGACGGTACATGCACTCACATCGTGGCAGCCGCGTGGCGGTAATGGCGCTAGCAATGTAATTTGTGCAGTGTGCGGAAGGTTAGGTCACCGTGACGTCCAATGTCCTTACAAAGATTTTCAGTGTAACAAATGTGGTAACGTAGGTCACTTAAAACGCGTGTGTCCGGCAAGGATGGCAGGTGGTAGTGGCAGCGGCGCCCGTGGCTCGGGCGGCGGCGCTCGTGGGGCGAGCGGTAGCAGCGGTGGCGGCGCCCGGCGCCGGGGCACCGGCGGCCGCAGGGGCGCGCGGCGCCCCAGTCGCGCCCTACACCATGTCCTGGCAGAGGATGGCGAGACTCAGTATGAAGGAGAGGGTACGTCGGGGTCCGACGTCGAAGAAGACCTGTATCATCTCTGCCTAAACGATTATAAATCG ATATAA